In the genome of Acetobacter oryzifermentans, one region contains:
- a CDS encoding HAD-IIIC family phosphatase, which produces MPTTTKNNSPLASPDFLFPTDLQKTERKINRVLLVGSCLTSLYLEAFKGYYPGINFDYIPYNFVSILPKSPPAPADQYDLQYVQIPLRTVLSDRVVEGFQLNDPAFAESILHDAFNTLDVMLDAALLYNREHGLLTFVSNFIVPQMSTASSILSQGTETDLTYMVRRLNMYLAQKISSYKNAYVLDVDSVVSSLGKRYVLDDIIYFHTHGGLSFQDWDDFGAIERNEPIPALETIYPIHREEFVKTIFRQIVAAYRTVHQVDQVKAVIFDLDNTLWRGQIAEHYRPEVQPWPRTDGWPVGLWEAVHTLRARGILVAICSKNDEAYVRERWDDIINPQFIKLEDFASVKINWVPKPENIAAICQEFNIKPKSVVFVDDNPVERASVNTAFPEIRTIGGNPYLTRRILLWAPETQVARLTQESAKRETMIRGQIAREETRASLNREEFLASLECTVSLTYITDTEQPELARALELTNKTNQFNTSGTRWTFQELSRFLSEGGEIIVATVQDKFTNYGLVSVLYLRNNEIVQFVMSCRVLGMEVETSIVADVVSHVREKHGNVRITASIHNLPDNTPCRNIYKDCGFREDWVSENIHYYILDETKDVEFPSHIEVVEEV; this is translated from the coding sequence ATGCCTACAACAACAAAAAATAATTCTCCTCTTGCATCTCCGGATTTTCTATTCCCTACAGATCTCCAGAAAACAGAGCGCAAAATTAATCGCGTTCTTCTTGTTGGCTCCTGTTTAACTTCCTTATATCTAGAAGCCTTTAAGGGATATTATCCAGGTATAAATTTTGATTACATTCCTTACAATTTTGTAAGCATTTTACCAAAATCTCCGCCCGCACCAGCAGATCAGTATGATCTACAATACGTGCAAATCCCACTACGCACCGTTTTAAGTGATCGTGTGGTAGAAGGCTTTCAACTGAATGATCCGGCTTTTGCAGAAAGTATCCTGCACGATGCATTCAACACGCTGGATGTCATGCTGGATGCCGCACTGCTTTACAACCGCGAACATGGATTACTGACATTTGTCTCTAATTTCATAGTTCCGCAAATGAGTACAGCTTCCAGCATACTCTCACAAGGTACAGAAACAGATCTCACCTACATGGTAAGACGCCTGAACATGTATCTGGCCCAGAAAATTTCCAGTTATAAAAATGCTTATGTGCTGGATGTTGATTCTGTTGTGTCCTCTTTAGGCAAACGTTATGTGCTGGATGATATTATTTACTTCCATACCCATGGCGGCCTATCTTTTCAGGATTGGGATGATTTCGGTGCGATTGAGCGCAATGAGCCTATTCCTGCACTGGAAACCATTTATCCCATTCATCGGGAAGAATTTGTTAAAACCATCTTTCGCCAGATTGTTGCAGCCTACCGCACTGTGCATCAGGTAGATCAAGTCAAGGCCGTTATTTTTGACCTGGACAATACCCTGTGGCGCGGCCAGATAGCAGAACATTATCGGCCAGAAGTGCAGCCTTGGCCACGCACAGATGGCTGGCCTGTGGGTTTGTGGGAAGCTGTTCATACCTTACGCGCACGTGGCATTCTGGTGGCTATCTGCTCCAAGAATGATGAAGCCTATGTGCGCGAACGATGGGATGACATTATCAACCCGCAGTTTATCAAACTGGAAGATTTTGCCTCTGTCAAAATCAACTGGGTTCCCAAACCAGAAAACATTGCCGCTATCTGTCAGGAGTTCAATATCAAGCCTAAAAGCGTTGTGTTTGTAGATGATAATCCTGTAGAACGCGCTTCTGTTAACACGGCTTTTCCTGAAATTCGCACAATTGGCGGTAACCCGTATCTCACACGCCGCATCCTTTTATGGGCACCCGAAACACAGGTTGCTCGTCTCACGCAGGAATCCGCCAAGCGAGAAACCATGATCCGAGGACAGATTGCCCGTGAGGAAACACGCGCCAGCCTGAACCGTGAAGAATTTCTGGCATCCTTGGAATGTACGGTTTCCCTCACCTACATCACAGATACAGAGCAACCGGAACTGGCCCGCGCGCTAGAGCTTACAAACAAAACCAATCAGTTCAACACTTCTGGCACACGCTGGACATTTCAGGAACTCTCTCGCTTTCTAAGTGAAGGCGGAGAGATAATTGTTGCAACTGTTCAGGACAAATTCACCAATTACGGATTGGTAAGTGTGCTTTACCTGCGCAATAATGAAATTGTGCAGTTTGTTATGAGCTGCCGTGTTTTAGGCATGGAAGTTGAAACAAGCATTGTTGCTGACGTTGTCAGCCATGTTCGGGAAAAACATGGAAATGTCCGTATAACAGCTTCTATCCATAACCTTCCGGATAATACGCCATGCCGTAATATTTATAAAGATTGTGGTTTCCGGGAAGATTGGGTTTCAGAAAACATTCACTATTACATTCTGGATGAGACGAAAGACGTAGAGTTCCCATCTCACATAGAAGTTGTAGAAGAAGTCTGA
- a CDS encoding M16 family metallopeptidase translates to MIFRKPSAARTRFSLLAITLALLGGTALSPTSAHAQDAAPGMPSALVPPSLSSAQVVRATLPNGLKVVIVPNRLAPVVTTEINYLVGSAEVPDGFPGTAHALEHMMFRGSKGLDKDQLAAIGTHLGGSYNADTTEDVTQYFYTAQAQDLPVLLKIEALRMNGLTLSEADWEKERGAIEQEVARDLSSPAYRYLEQLQGILFAGTPYEHDALGTRPSFDKTTAADLKDFYQKWYGPNNAVLVIVGDINPVSTLQLVQDTFADIPRKDLPQRHKIAPAAPPAKTLTLSTDYPVGFATLAFPMAGSSSADFATADILSDVLSSQRGALYDLVPQGKALYAGFEYAPKKEAGFGLALAAFPKGTDASGPMNAMKAVLEKIRKEGVPAELVEAAKQKEIAQLQFSANSVSGLASIWSNALAFQNLDSPGDLVAAYQAVTPKAVNDLAAKLLDPAHAVSAILTPEASGKAVSGKGFGGAESFASTPDKPVKLPQWAEKALAQLEEPKPTPLPAVSTLSNGIKLIVWPSHVSHTIQLSGQIRQTPELQEPKGKEGVHSLTEALFSYGTTQHDRLAFQKALDDVPAWEDAGGNFSLQVLTPDFEKGVDLLAENELHPAFPEKDFTVVRTQLAQAQAGELVSPGHLFDKAIKAAILPETDPTQRDATPESIMSITRDDVLHYYQNAWRPDLTTIVVTGDITPEKAQAVLEKAFGGWKAEGPAPDVNLPTVPLSKTSRATVPDKSSVQNDVVLAETLGLTAQNPDHFLLQLGNEVLGGGLFSSRLYRDMRVKTGYVYSVSSSFDWGRTRGAYTVNYGADPDKVGKARNVVMKDLKAMQSAPPTAEELSLAKASLLRSLPLARASLARIAAQYLYLEDLGLPLDNADRGAKVYYKATGAEVQAAFRKWIRPDDLAVIVKGPTLTW, encoded by the coding sequence ATGATTTTTCGCAAGCCGTCTGCTGCCCGCACACGTTTTTCACTGCTGGCTATAACGCTGGCCCTGTTAGGGGGAACTGCTCTTTCTCCCACATCGGCTCATGCTCAGGATGCCGCACCGGGTATGCCGTCCGCTCTTGTGCCTCCTAGCCTGAGCAGTGCACAGGTTGTGCGTGCAACGCTTCCTAATGGCCTTAAGGTTGTTATTGTGCCTAACCGGCTGGCCCCGGTTGTGACCACAGAAATTAATTATCTTGTTGGCTCGGCAGAAGTGCCAGATGGGTTTCCGGGTACGGCGCATGCGTTGGAACATATGATGTTCCGTGGCAGCAAAGGGCTGGATAAAGACCAGCTTGCAGCTATAGGTACGCATTTGGGCGGCAGTTACAACGCAGATACAACCGAAGATGTCACGCAGTATTTCTATACAGCACAGGCACAGGATTTACCTGTTCTGCTTAAAATTGAAGCCCTGCGCATGAATGGCTTAACCCTGTCTGAAGCGGATTGGGAAAAAGAACGTGGCGCGATTGAGCAGGAAGTTGCGCGTGATCTTTCAAGCCCCGCCTATCGGTATCTGGAACAGTTGCAGGGTATTTTGTTTGCGGGCACGCCTTACGAACACGATGCACTGGGCACGCGGCCATCCTTTGATAAAACCACGGCGGCGGATCTGAAAGATTTTTACCAAAAATGGTATGGCCCCAATAATGCCGTACTGGTGATTGTGGGGGATATTAACCCTGTTTCTACCTTGCAGCTGGTACAGGATACATTTGCCGATATCCCGCGCAAGGATCTGCCGCAGCGCCACAAGATAGCTCCGGCAGCGCCGCCAGCTAAAACACTCACACTTTCTACAGATTATCCTGTTGGGTTTGCCACGCTTGCATTCCCCATGGCGGGCAGTTCTTCAGCAGATTTTGCAACGGCTGATATTCTCTCAGATGTGCTCTCCAGCCAGCGTGGTGCTCTGTATGATCTGGTACCGCAGGGCAAGGCGTTGTACGCAGGGTTTGAATACGCTCCTAAAAAAGAAGCTGGTTTTGGTTTGGCGCTTGCGGCTTTTCCTAAAGGCACAGATGCTTCTGGCCCCATGAACGCTATGAAAGCTGTGTTGGAAAAAATCCGTAAGGAAGGCGTGCCAGCAGAACTGGTTGAAGCCGCAAAGCAGAAAGAAATTGCCCAGCTTCAGTTTTCTGCCAATTCTGTAAGTGGTCTGGCATCTATCTGGTCTAACGCATTGGCATTTCAGAACCTAGATAGCCCGGGTGATCTGGTGGCTGCTTATCAGGCTGTTACGCCAAAGGCGGTAAATGATCTGGCTGCAAAGCTGCTTGATCCAGCACATGCTGTGTCTGCCATTCTTACCCCGGAAGCATCAGGCAAGGCAGTTTCTGGTAAAGGGTTTGGAGGGGCAGAATCTTTTGCAAGCACCCCGGATAAGCCAGTAAAATTGCCGCAATGGGCCGAAAAAGCTCTGGCCCAACTGGAAGAACCTAAACCGACACCACTCCCTGCGGTTAGCACATTATCTAACGGTATCAAGCTGATTGTCTGGCCTTCTCATGTCAGCCACACCATTCAGCTTTCTGGTCAAATCCGCCAGACGCCCGAATTGCAGGAACCCAAAGGCAAGGAGGGCGTGCATAGTTTAACGGAAGCTCTGTTCTCCTATGGCACAACGCAGCATGATCGTCTGGCTTTCCAGAAAGCGCTTGATGATGTGCCAGCATGGGAAGATGCCGGGGGCAATTTCTCCTTACAAGTTCTTACGCCTGATTTTGAAAAGGGCGTGGATCTGCTTGCTGAAAATGAACTGCATCCAGCATTCCCTGAAAAAGATTTTACGGTTGTGCGCACGCAGTTGGCACAAGCTCAGGCTGGGGAACTGGTATCTCCCGGGCATTTGTTTGATAAAGCTATCAAGGCTGCCATTCTGCCGGAAACAGACCCGACACAGCGTGATGCTACGCCTGAATCTATTATGAGCATAACCCGTGATGATGTGCTGCATTATTACCAAAATGCGTGGCGCCCGGATCTGACAACTATTGTTGTAACAGGTGATATCACGCCCGAAAAAGCACAGGCGGTATTAGAAAAAGCTTTTGGTGGTTGGAAAGCCGAAGGCCCGGCACCTGATGTGAATTTGCCTACCGTGCCACTTAGCAAAACATCACGCGCAACGGTGCCTGATAAGAGCAGCGTGCAGAATGATGTTGTGTTGGCGGAAACACTGGGGCTAACGGCACAAAATCCTGATCATTTCCTGCTGCAGTTGGGCAATGAAGTGCTGGGGGGCGGTCTGTTCTCCTCGCGTCTGTATAGAGATATGCGGGTGAAAACAGGTTATGTTTATTCTGTAAGCAGTTCCTTTGATTGGGGACGTACGCGCGGGGCCTATACTGTTAATTATGGTGCAGACCCGGATAAGGTTGGTAAAGCGCGGAATGTTGTCATGAAAGACCTGAAAGCCATGCAGTCTGCACCACCTACAGCAGAAGAGCTTTCTTTAGCCAAGGCTTCACTTCTGCGGAGCTTGCCGCTTGCCAGAGCGAGTTTGGCCCGAATTGCTGCGCAGTATCTTTATTTGGAAGATCTGGGTTTGCCGCTTGATAATGCGGATCGGGGCGCAAAAGTTTATTACAAGGCAACGGGTGCAGAAGTACAGGCCGCATTCCGTAAGTGGATCAGGCCAGATGACCTTGCGGTTATTGTAAAGGGGCCTACGCTTACTTGGTAA
- the dinB gene encoding DNA polymerase IV: protein MTAVVRRIIHIDMDAFYASVEQRDNPALKGQPVAVGRCQERGVVAAASYEARKFGVRSAMPSVQAQRKCPHLIFVPPRFDVYRAVSAQIHAIFARYTPLIQPLSLDEAYLDVTNPLLLRPSATAIAEEIRAAILYETGLTASAGVSYNKFLAKQASDYRKPNGQFVIPPNRGEAFVANLPVNAFHGVGPATAQRMHTLGIHTGADLRRFSLDILRQHFGKAAAFYYGIARGKDDRPVEPNRPRKSLGKEITFAQDLRTSAELHAALHELAAKVWAGCQKRNLTGRTITLKLRYTDFNQCTRSLSLADPVQDQEILAEMACRLLAPLLPVRAPVRLLGITLSTLLSPQDQEATTQLSLLS from the coding sequence ATGACAGCAGTTGTACGCCGCATTATCCATATTGATATGGATGCTTTTTATGCATCTGTTGAGCAACGAGACAATCCAGCGCTTAAAGGCCAACCTGTAGCGGTAGGCCGATGCCAGGAACGCGGTGTGGTTGCCGCCGCCAGTTATGAAGCCCGAAAATTTGGCGTGCGTTCGGCCATGCCTTCGGTGCAGGCACAGCGCAAATGCCCGCACCTGATTTTTGTGCCGCCACGTTTTGATGTTTATCGTGCAGTTTCTGCCCAAATTCACGCCATTTTTGCGCGTTACACCCCCCTTATTCAGCCTCTTTCGTTAGATGAAGCCTATTTGGATGTAACAAATCCGCTGCTTCTCCGCCCCTCTGCCACAGCAATTGCAGAAGAAATACGCGCGGCCATTTTGTATGAAACAGGGCTTACGGCCTCGGCAGGTGTGTCTTACAATAAGTTTCTGGCCAAGCAGGCCTCAGATTACCGCAAACCTAATGGTCAATTTGTTATTCCGCCCAACCGTGGGGAAGCCTTTGTAGCCAATCTGCCCGTAAACGCTTTTCATGGCGTGGGGCCAGCTACGGCCCAGCGAATGCATACACTCGGCATTCATACAGGTGCAGATTTACGTCGTTTTTCATTAGATATTTTACGCCAGCATTTTGGTAAGGCGGCTGCTTTTTATTATGGCATCGCCCGTGGCAAAGATGATCGGCCAGTAGAACCAAACAGGCCGCGCAAATCACTCGGCAAGGAAATAACGTTCGCGCAGGATTTGCGCACCTCAGCCGAATTACACGCGGCTCTGCATGAACTGGCCGCAAAAGTGTGGGCGGGCTGCCAAAAACGTAACCTGACAGGCCGTACGATCACCCTGAAACTGCGCTATACAGACTTCAACCAATGCACGCGCAGCCTCTCTTTGGCCGATCCGGTGCAAGACCAAGAAATTCTAGCCGAGATGGCGTGCCGGTTACTTGCGCCATTGCTGCCTGTACGTGCTCCAGTAAGACTTTTAGGTATTACACTTTCCACTCTTTTAAGCCCGCAAGATCAAGAAGCCACAACGCAACTTTCTTTACTTTCGTAG
- a CDS encoding glycosyltransferase family 2 protein, producing the protein MSVIKPWDPSPEVVFSYKKKSRKPKNLITVCVTNFNYASVIEECLDSIADQTHADLEIVVVDDCSQRDDSVDVIAEWMEENKQRFYSLQCLTNPRNQGPSFSRNMAFEYAQSEYVFIIDADNTIYPTALEKIYTALLQGKFPAVYTQIEEFGDRKGIGHADIWDAARMRKNNYVDVMALIRKSAWEKVGGFSHIEEGWEDYDFWLKFIDAGLEPGYLPEILCRYRVHNSSRTATEALAAHYDLELVMEFRHPELVK; encoded by the coding sequence ATGAGCGTTATCAAGCCATGGGACCCCAGCCCGGAAGTTGTTTTTTCCTATAAGAAAAAATCCCGGAAGCCTAAAAACCTGATTACGGTCTGCGTTACCAACTTCAATTATGCTTCTGTTATTGAAGAATGTCTGGATAGCATTGCAGATCAAACGCATGCTGATCTGGAAATTGTGGTTGTTGATGACTGCTCCCAGCGGGATGATTCCGTTGATGTGATCGCGGAATGGATGGAGGAAAACAAGCAGCGTTTTTACAGCCTGCAGTGTTTGACCAACCCGCGTAATCAGGGGCCATCATTTTCGCGTAATATGGCGTTTGAATATGCGCAGTCTGAGTATGTGTTTATTATCGATGCTGATAATACCATTTACCCAACGGCGCTGGAAAAAATCTACACGGCTCTTTTGCAAGGCAAATTCCCGGCAGTTTATACTCAGATTGAAGAGTTTGGAGACCGCAAAGGTATTGGCCATGCCGATATCTGGGATGCCGCACGCATGCGCAAGAATAACTATGTGGATGTGATGGCGCTTATTCGTAAAAGCGCATGGGAAAAGGTTGGCGGTTTCTCTCATATTGAAGAAGGCTGGGAAGATTATGATTTCTGGCTGAAATTTATTGATGCAGGACTAGAACCCGGATACCTGCCAGAAATTCTGTGTCGTTATCGTGTGCATAATTCTTCGCGCACAGCAACAGAAGCATTGGCTGCACATTATGATCTGGAATTGGTGATGGAGTTCCGTCATCCAGAACTGGTGAAATAA
- a CDS encoding amino acid permease — protein MTASSTSDGHTPANAGARTEDGYHRGLGKRQIQMISLGGAIGTGLFLGAGSRLQAVGPSLALVYLMCGVFAFLMLRALGELVMYRPTSGSFVSYTQEFLGPKASYIAGTMAFFNWAVTGIVDITAVALYMRFWPVFSSVPQWLFALLALVLITGMNLTGVKWFGELEFWLSLVKVMALGGFLVIALVILALRYPVDGHATGLHLITENGGLFPHGFLPALVLVQGVVFAYASIELIGTAAGECEDVKSVLPQAINNVIWRIAIFYVGTITLLVLLLPWNTYQAGVSPFVTFLSKLGVPGIDSVMNVVVLTAALSSLNSGLYSTGRVLRALALDGAAPRYLARMNKQAVPSAAILSTVAIYLVGVVLNYFIPSQIFEIMLSLASLGILSTWCFIVLCQIQLRKKIRRGEIAPTSFPMPGAPFTSWLALAFFIGIVGLMAFDYPTGTATICAIPLLALALAWGWRRIRSVPQHNAVPQTVPSVVLTEDFLVPHEGSDRS, from the coding sequence ATGACGGCTTCCTCCACCTCAGATGGGCATACACCTGCCAATGCAGGCGCACGCACTGAAGATGGATACCACCGTGGTTTGGGTAAGCGTCAGATCCAAATGATCTCTCTAGGTGGGGCTATTGGCACAGGGCTGTTTTTAGGGGCTGGATCTCGCCTCCAAGCCGTTGGCCCATCTCTTGCCTTGGTTTATCTGATGTGTGGTGTTTTTGCTTTTCTGATGCTGCGTGCATTAGGTGAGCTTGTAATGTACCGCCCCACCAGTGGCAGCTTTGTTTCCTACACACAGGAGTTTTTAGGCCCCAAAGCCTCTTATATTGCAGGCACCATGGCCTTTTTTAACTGGGCTGTAACAGGCATTGTGGATATTACAGCCGTGGCGCTTTACATGCGTTTTTGGCCTGTTTTTTCCAGTGTACCACAATGGCTTTTTGCCCTGCTGGCCCTTGTGCTGATAACCGGCATGAACTTAACCGGCGTAAAATGGTTTGGTGAACTGGAATTCTGGCTTTCCTTGGTTAAAGTGATGGCCTTAGGCGGATTCCTGGTCATCGCGCTGGTTATTCTGGCCTTGCGCTACCCCGTAGATGGGCACGCAACCGGGCTGCATCTGATTACCGAAAACGGCGGCTTGTTCCCGCACGGCTTTTTACCTGCACTGGTATTGGTGCAAGGTGTTGTATTTGCCTATGCCAGTATTGAGCTGATTGGCACGGCTGCGGGGGAATGCGAGGATGTTAAATCCGTTTTACCGCAGGCCATTAACAACGTTATCTGGCGTATTGCCATTTTTTACGTGGGCACCATTACGCTGCTTGTGCTGCTGCTGCCATGGAACACGTATCAGGCAGGGGTTAGCCCTTTTGTCACCTTCCTTTCCAAGTTGGGCGTACCGGGCATAGACAGTGTGATGAACGTTGTGGTGCTGACCGCAGCGCTCTCCAGCTTAAACTCTGGCCTTTATTCTACCGGGCGCGTGCTACGTGCACTGGCGCTAGATGGCGCAGCCCCGCGTTATTTGGCCCGCATGAACAAACAGGCTGTACCTTCTGCAGCCATTCTTTCCACTGTGGCCATTTATCTTGTGGGCGTGGTGCTGAATTACTTCATCCCCAGCCAGATTTTTGAAATCATGCTCAGTCTGGCCTCTCTGGGTATTCTCAGCACGTGGTGTTTTATTGTGCTGTGCCAGATTCAACTACGCAAAAAAATTCGCCGTGGAGAAATTGCCCCTACCTCTTTTCCGATGCCGGGCGCGCCATTTACCTCGTGGCTGGCGCTCGCCTTCTTTATTGGCATCGTTGGGCTGATGGCGTTTGATTACCCAACCGGAACGGCAACAATATGCGCCATTCCCCTGCTGGCTTTGGCACTGGCATGGGGCTGGCGCCGCATTCGCTCCGTTCCGCAACATAACGCCGTGCCACAAACCGTTCCTTCCGTTGTGTTGACGGAAGATTTTTTGGTTCCCCATGAAGGGTCAGACAGATCATGA
- a CDS encoding CgeB family protein: MVSLTAWNKKDIKSIIDSGKFDSEFYLEENPDVKKSGLDPIIHYVLYGVHENRNPNDNFNTEIYYNLYKNVIGKNENPFAHYIRNNDHLFFFEKGLLQEYSYVSITNALNRLKKYPFFNEDDYVRMNSDVSSASMPTARHALLYGIGEGREIFSKRSIVRFLGNECKHDVNYKITDKVYGKNFPKTIGVFYHSEGNSFIQELAECLSEYLCNAGLNAKVLTEKTPEEDTPELCIFCAPHEFFFLDGNEIWKRDEIIRKSIMFNTEQPQTLWFTRGILYILMSAGVMDLCYQNLKSFSDVGLPVFHFDPPVKIEACKLTDADKKHPLVRILPEGAKTGSTPFRPIAERAIDVSFFGNASRKREKFFSRSAAFFSNYQSFFYYRKAEGPIPSSGVYDILSRLPRYVAENSKVALNIHRDDNCFFEWHRIVKQGMASGTIVVTEECFPHPLYKEGEHFLAETPRHMPNLVEWLTQTEDGQKEAARIQQNIFDLLQDEKIFNSKNIDLKNYISAVWSTVK; the protein is encoded by the coding sequence ATGGTAAGTTTGACCGCCTGGAATAAAAAAGATATAAAATCAATAATTGATTCGGGAAAATTCGATAGTGAATTTTATCTTGAAGAAAATCCTGATGTAAAAAAATCTGGTCTTGATCCAATTATACATTATGTTCTTTACGGTGTACATGAAAACCGTAATCCTAATGATAATTTCAATACAGAAATATATTATAATCTTTATAAAAATGTTATTGGGAAAAATGAAAACCCATTCGCGCATTATATTAGAAATAATGATCATCTGTTTTTCTTTGAAAAAGGTCTTTTGCAGGAATATTCGTATGTTTCCATTACGAATGCTCTAAATAGATTAAAGAAATACCCGTTTTTTAACGAAGATGATTACGTGCGTATGAACAGCGATGTTTCATCCGCAAGTATGCCAACAGCACGCCACGCATTACTTTACGGTATTGGTGAAGGGCGAGAAATTTTTTCCAAACGCTCAATTGTTCGCTTTTTGGGCAATGAGTGTAAGCACGACGTTAATTATAAAATCACTGATAAGGTTTACGGCAAGAATTTCCCTAAAACGATTGGGGTATTCTACCATTCCGAAGGCAATTCCTTTATTCAGGAATTGGCAGAGTGCCTCAGTGAATATCTGTGTAATGCTGGCCTGAATGCCAAGGTTCTTACTGAAAAAACACCAGAAGAAGATACGCCTGAACTTTGCATTTTCTGTGCTCCGCACGAATTCTTCTTCTTGGATGGAAACGAAATCTGGAAACGTGATGAGATTATTAGAAAATCCATCATGTTTAATACAGAACAACCCCAGACACTCTGGTTCACGCGTGGGATTCTGTACATTCTCATGTCAGCCGGGGTGATGGATCTGTGTTATCAGAATCTTAAATCCTTTTCCGATGTTGGGCTGCCAGTATTCCACTTTGATCCGCCGGTAAAAATAGAAGCTTGCAAGCTTACTGATGCAGACAAAAAGCATCCGTTGGTGCGCATTTTGCCGGAAGGGGCTAAAACAGGTTCTACCCCATTCCGGCCAATTGCCGAACGCGCTATTGATGTCAGCTTTTTTGGGAATGCCTCTCGCAAGCGCGAAAAATTCTTTTCGCGGTCAGCGGCCTTCTTCTCTAACTATCAGTCCTTCTTTTATTATCGTAAGGCAGAAGGGCCTATTCCGTCCTCCGGGGTTTACGATATCCTTTCACGCCTCCCGCGCTATGTTGCAGAAAATTCCAAGGTGGCGTTGAATATTCATCGCGATGATAATTGCTTTTTTGAATGGCACCGGATTGTCAAACAAGGCATGGCTTCTGGCACCATTGTTGTAACAGAAGAATGCTTCCCTCATCCGCTGTATAAGGAAGGTGAGCATTTCTTGGCTGAAACGCCGCGGCATATGCCCAATCTGGTAGAATGGTTAACCCAGACTGAAGATGGGCAAAAAGAAGCTGCCAGAATTCAGCAGAATATTTTTGATCTTCTGCAAGATGAGAAAATATTCAACTCCAAGAATATCGATCTTAAAAACTATATTTCTGCTGTGTGGAGCACTGTGAAATGA
- a CDS encoding quinone-dependent dihydroorotate dehydrogenase, translated as MSVLASLSLPFLRRLDPEQAHELALDALTLGVSVPIKRPKDDPALATRVLGMRFSNPIGIAAGFDKNARVLRPLAQLGFGFVEAGTVTPRPQAGNPKPRLFRLTEDRAVINRMGFNNQGIDKFAVRLARLSRPLPSGRGGGARVPVGANIGINKTGADPERDYPELVARVKPYVNYIVLNVSSPNTPGLRGLQDAARLRGILDAISARHAERPPLLIKLAPDLEDDAIGPIVEAAVAGGAQGLIVTNTTLARPDSLQSSYRTEAGGLSGRPLKPRATEMLRLVAQAAAGRLALIACGGIESGEDVLTRIRLGADLVQVYTAFAYEGPALVERLKREMQHIMRAQGIETLDDIRGKDL; from the coding sequence ATGTCTGTGCTTGCCTCACTCTCTCTCCCATTCCTGCGCCGGTTAGATCCGGAACAGGCCCATGAACTGGCCTTGGATGCCCTAACACTGGGTGTATCCGTGCCCATAAAACGGCCCAAGGATGATCCTGCCCTAGCTACACGTGTGCTGGGTATGCGGTTTTCCAACCCCATTGGCATTGCTGCCGGGTTTGATAAGAACGCCCGTGTTCTGCGCCCTCTGGCACAGTTGGGATTCGGGTTTGTAGAAGCTGGAACTGTTACGCCACGCCCGCAGGCGGGTAACCCCAAGCCTCGGCTTTTCCGCCTTACGGAAGATCGGGCGGTTATTAACCGTATGGGCTTTAATAATCAGGGTATCGATAAGTTTGCCGTGCGTCTGGCGCGTCTGTCTCGCCCGTTGCCATCTGGCCGTGGCGGTGGGGCCCGGGTGCCTGTAGGCGCCAATATCGGTATTAACAAAACCGGTGCCGACCCGGAGCGCGATTACCCAGAACTGGTGGCGCGCGTTAAGCCCTACGTTAATTACATTGTGCTAAATGTCTCTTCTCCTAATACGCCGGGCTTGCGTGGCTTGCAGGATGCTGCCCGCCTGCGTGGGATTCTGGATGCCATTTCGGCCCGTCATGCAGAACGGCCACCGCTGTTGATTAAGCTGGCGCCAGATCTGGAAGATGATGCCATTGGCCCCATTGTAGAAGCAGCCGTAGCCGGTGGTGCGCAGGGGCTGATTGTCACCAACACCACACTGGCGCGCCCCGATTCTCTGCAAAGTTCGTATCGCACAGAAGCTGGGGGGCTTTCTGGCCGTCCGCTTAAACCGCGCGCTACGGAAATGCTGCGTCTGGTTGCGCAGGCTGCGGCAGGCCGTCTGGCGCTGATAGCTTGTGGCGGTATTGAAAGCGGAGAAGACGTTCTTACCCGAATCCGCCTTGGGGCTGATCTGGTGCAGGTTTACACAGCGTTTGCTTATGAAGGCCCCGCACTAGTAGAGCGGCTGAAGCGTGAGATGCAGCACATCATGCGTGCGCAGGGCATTGAAACGTTGGATGATATTCGGGGCAAAGATTTATGA